In Nostoc sp. CENA543, a single genomic region encodes these proteins:
- a CDS encoding ABC transporter ATP-binding protein, which yields MKTRSNYWQLLPYIRPQWQNIIKGLVGIVGYVLATLTLINFAGKLADPFGQGNVIAIAQLAAILGLVFLVRGVFQSVQDIYMSKAALRVAFHLRKQTYAHLQTLDLSYFETAKAGDLSYRLTEDIDRIGEVVNKLFHDFLPCVLQLIAIPIYMIYLNWQLTLATVIIAPLMGILIGWFGERLRKYSLKSQNRVSDLSAILTEVFSGIRLVRAFAAEKYEITRFSREAERSFQAKYSAERLKAVQIPIIGFLEALSALSLILVGTWQIQQRNLTVAEFFSYLAAAGLLIDPIGHVTNNYNEFKQGEASVDRIFELMAIQPTVTEKPKAINLPPVQGKVEYRHITFAYKPGEPVLRDISLFAMPGEAIALVGASGAGKTTFVNLLPRFYDPTTGEILIDGTDIRDVSLESLRRQIGIVPQETIMFSGTVTQNIAFGQDIYDLDAVKAAAKIANAHQFITQLPEGYETWVGERGVNLSGGQRQRIAIARAVLLNPKILILDEATSALDSESEALVQEALERLMQQRTVFIIAHRLSTVRKCDRILVLERGQIVESGTHEELLALERRYAKFYTQQFSQ from the coding sequence TTGAAAACTCGCTCTAATTACTGGCAACTGCTACCTTATATTAGACCACAGTGGCAGAATATTATTAAGGGATTAGTCGGCATTGTAGGATATGTGCTGGCAACTTTGACGTTAATTAATTTTGCAGGCAAGTTAGCCGATCCTTTTGGTCAAGGTAATGTGATAGCGATCGCTCAATTAGCAGCCATACTAGGTTTAGTGTTCTTAGTTAGGGGTGTTTTTCAATCTGTACAAGACATTTATATGTCAAAAGCCGCCTTAAGAGTGGCTTTTCATCTCCGCAAGCAGACATACGCCCATTTACAAACATTAGATTTAAGTTACTTTGAAACTGCCAAAGCTGGTGATTTATCTTACCGCCTCACCGAAGATATTGACCGCATCGGGGAAGTTGTTAATAAACTGTTTCACGATTTTTTACCCTGTGTGTTGCAGTTGATTGCCATTCCTATCTATATGATTTACTTGAATTGGCAACTCACCTTAGCTACAGTCATCATTGCACCATTGATGGGGATTTTAATTGGTTGGTTTGGGGAACGCTTACGTAAATATTCCCTGAAAAGCCAAAATCGTGTCTCTGATTTATCTGCGATTCTCACGGAGGTTTTTAGTGGAATTCGCCTAGTAAGGGCGTTTGCGGCGGAGAAATATGAAATTACTAGATTTAGTCGGGAAGCAGAACGCAGTTTTCAAGCTAAATACTCAGCCGAACGCTTAAAGGCTGTGCAGATACCGATTATCGGGTTTTTAGAAGCCTTGAGTGCCTTATCCTTAATTTTGGTGGGAACGTGGCAAATTCAACAACGGAATTTAACAGTAGCAGAGTTTTTTAGTTACCTAGCCGCAGCCGGTTTATTAATTGATCCCATCGGTCATGTTACCAACAACTACAACGAATTTAAGCAAGGTGAAGCTTCTGTAGACCGAATTTTTGAATTGATGGCGATACAGCCAACGGTGACAGAAAAACCCAAGGCAATAAATTTACCACCAGTCCAAGGGAAGGTGGAATACCGCCATATTACTTTCGCCTATAAACCAGGAGAACCCGTTTTAAGAGATATTAGTTTATTCGCGATGCCAGGGGAAGCGATCGCCCTTGTGGGTGCGTCTGGTGCAGGTAAAACCACCTTCGTTAATCTCCTACCGCGTTTTTATGACCCCACAACAGGCGAAATTCTGATTGATGGTACAGACATTCGAGATGTTTCCTTAGAGAGTTTACGCCGACAAATTGGCATAGTTCCCCAAGAAACCATCATGTTTTCGGGGACTGTAACCCAAAATATCGCCTTTGGGCAAGATATTTATGATTTAGATGCGGTAAAAGCCGCAGCGAAAATTGCTAACGCCCATCAATTTATTACCCAACTACCAGAAGGTTATGAAACCTGGGTAGGTGAGAGGGGTGTTAATTTATCTGGTGGACAAAGACAAAGAATTGCCATAGCTCGTGCTGTATTATTGAACCCAAAGATTTTGATTTTAGATGAAGCGACATCTGCTTTAGATTCGGAGTCTGAAGCCTTAGTACAAGAAGCCTTAGAAAGACTCATGCAGCAGCGTACAGTATTTATTATTGCTCACCGTTTAAGTACAGTGAGAAAATGCGATCGCATCCTAGTTTTAGAACGTGGGCAAATCGTAGAATCAGGCACACACGAAGAACTATTAGCCCTTGAGCGTCGCTATGCTAAGTTTTATACACAGCAGTTTAGTCAGTAG
- the thrB gene encoding homoserine kinase, which produces MSVVSSVTVRVPGTTANLGPGFDCIGAALTIYNKFQFTRLDEGELIIHVTGEEAERVQTDESNLIYQAFVKLYQHIEQTPPPVKIEIELGVPLARGLGSSATAIVGGLVAANQLAGAPLSESQVMELAIAMEGHPDNVVPALLGGCRLAATSGTGWAICDVPWDNSIVPVVAIPDFELSTSEARRVLPTEFSRADAIFNTAHLGLLLRALATGKGEWLTAALQDKLHQPYRQALIPGYAAVNAAAIASGAYGMVISGAGPTLLALTNVNNAQAVETAMASAWKAEGIKAVVRSLSLDTQGAI; this is translated from the coding sequence ATGTCTGTTGTTTCTTCTGTCACGGTGAGAGTCCCAGGGACAACTGCTAACTTGGGGCCTGGTTTTGATTGCATCGGCGCAGCTTTGACTATATATAATAAGTTTCAATTTACCCGCCTAGATGAAGGTGAGTTAATTATTCATGTCACAGGTGAGGAAGCTGAACGGGTACAAACTGATGAAAGTAATTTAATCTATCAAGCATTTGTCAAGTTATATCAACATATAGAGCAGACACCACCACCTGTAAAAATTGAGATTGAATTGGGTGTACCCTTAGCTAGAGGTTTGGGGAGTTCTGCGACGGCGATTGTGGGTGGTTTGGTTGCAGCTAATCAATTAGCTGGTGCGCCTTTATCTGAGTCGCAGGTGATGGAATTAGCGATCGCAATGGAAGGACATCCTGATAATGTAGTTCCAGCTTTGTTGGGGGGATGTCGTCTAGCCGCTACTTCTGGTACCGGTTGGGCAATTTGTGATGTCCCTTGGGATAATAGTATTGTGCCTGTGGTAGCAATTCCTGATTTTGAATTGTCAACCTCAGAAGCACGGCGAGTTTTACCAACGGAATTTAGTCGTGCAGATGCAATTTTTAATACGGCTCATTTAGGCTTATTATTACGCGCCTTGGCAACTGGTAAGGGAGAATGGTTAACAGCAGCCTTACAAGATAAATTACATCAGCCTTATCGCCAAGCTTTAATTCCTGGCTACGCTGCTGTGAATGCGGCAGCGATCGCATCTGGTGCTTACGGTATGGTAATTAGTGGTGCAGGGCCGACACTGTTAGCTTTAACAAATGTCAACAATGCCCAAGCTGTAGAAACTGCAATGGCTTCAGCCTGGAAAGCAGAAGGAATTAAAGCCGTAGTGCGATCGCTTTCCCTCGACACCCAAGGCGCGATTTAA
- a CDS encoding ABC transporter ATP-binding protein — MPLETQNLTGGYTAKTVVKNVSLAIEKGEWLSLVGANGSGKSTLLKLMSRLLTPQTGIVLLDGKAIHTQPAAVVAQKLALLPQQQAIPPGLTVKQLVSLGRTPHQPWWQWDLNTEDRAKVSEALRLTQMVDYQERLVEQLSGGERQRAFLALALAQNPQILLLDEPTTYLDIRYQLELLELLKNLNQISGITILTVLHEINLAARYSSRIALLYQGNIFALGEPENVLTPENLAEVLGVEVAVLNTPVGLQICPLAPVR; from the coding sequence ATGCCTTTAGAAACTCAAAACTTAACTGGTGGCTATACAGCTAAAACTGTAGTTAAAAATGTATCTTTGGCAATTGAAAAAGGTGAATGGTTGAGTTTAGTAGGTGCTAATGGTTCTGGGAAATCTACCCTACTTAAACTCATGAGTCGCTTATTAACTCCACAAACAGGAATTGTTTTATTAGATGGTAAGGCAATTCATACTCAACCCGCCGCAGTTGTCGCTCAAAAATTAGCTTTATTACCTCAACAACAAGCAATTCCTCCAGGTTTAACAGTCAAACAATTAGTATCTTTAGGACGTACACCTCATCAGCCTTGGTGGCAATGGGATTTAAATACAGAAGATAGAGCAAAAGTCTCAGAAGCTTTGCGTTTAACTCAGATGGTAGACTATCAAGAACGTCTAGTAGAACAACTTTCTGGAGGAGAAAGGCAAAGGGCATTTCTAGCCCTAGCTTTAGCACAAAATCCCCAAATATTATTATTAGATGAACCTACCACTTATTTAGATATTCGTTATCAATTGGAATTATTAGAGTTATTAAAAAATTTGAACCAAATATCAGGAATAACTATTTTAACTGTCCTGCACGAAATCAATTTGGCTGCTAGATATAGTTCTCGTATTGCCCTACTTTACCAAGGTAATATTTTTGCATTAGGAGAACCAGAAAATGTCCTCACTCCAGAAAATTTAGCTGAAGTCTTAGGTGTAGAAGTCGCAGTATTAAATACCCCTGTGGGGCTACAAATTTGTCCTTTAGCACCAGTTCGTTAG
- a CDS encoding iron ABC transporter permease, with amino-acid sequence MGKSVNTASKNEARVLLATVFLVAVLILAIGFSLSFGAVAMTPEQLWQAIWRRGDQLYQTILWDLRLPRTVAAILVGAALGMAGSLLQGMLRNGLADPFLLGISAGAGLVAIAMFSLGVFVAWIPLAAWVGGVFTTVLVYFLSRTGDGVSVERLILGGVAVSSMFGAIQSVLLLLTEDGRIQAALNWLIGSLNGRGWSEVTTAGAYISVALILGCLLARSLNLLSLGDELAVSLGVSLTRSRVFIGGVATLLAAGAVSIGGLIGFVGLIVPHGIRLLVGTDYRALLPLSALGGALVMTIADLLSRLGAVELPVGSVTALLGSPVFIWLLYRRQNGI; translated from the coding sequence ATGGGAAAGAGTGTTAATACTGCTTCTAAAAACGAAGCACGGGTATTGTTAGCAACTGTGTTTTTAGTGGCGGTGCTAATTTTGGCAATAGGCTTTTCCCTATCTTTTGGTGCTGTCGCCATGACTCCTGAACAATTGTGGCAAGCTATTTGGCGACGAGGAGACCAACTTTATCAGACCATTCTTTGGGATTTGCGTTTACCGAGAACTGTAGCCGCAATTTTAGTAGGCGCAGCTTTAGGAATGGCTGGTTCATTACTTCAGGGAATGTTACGTAATGGACTCGCTGACCCGTTTTTACTCGGTATTTCTGCGGGTGCGGGTTTAGTTGCGATCGCCATGTTTAGTCTAGGCGTATTCGTAGCTTGGATTCCTTTAGCAGCCTGGGTTGGGGGAGTTTTCACCACAGTGCTTGTATATTTTTTATCGAGAACTGGGGATGGTGTTTCCGTTGAAAGGTTGATTTTAGGCGGTGTAGCAGTTAGTTCCATGTTTGGGGCAATTCAGTCTGTACTACTGCTATTAACAGAAGATGGCAGGATACAGGCTGCTTTAAACTGGTTAATTGGCAGTTTAAATGGTCGGGGATGGTCAGAAGTAACTACAGCCGGGGCTTATATTAGTGTGGCATTAATATTGGGATGTTTGTTAGCGCGATCGCTGAATTTATTAAGCTTGGGGGATGAATTAGCCGTTAGCTTGGGAGTTTCACTGACGCGATCGCGCGTTTTCATCGGTGGAGTTGCTACACTACTAGCAGCAGGTGCAGTCAGTATTGGTGGCTTAATTGGTTTTGTTGGTTTAATCGTCCCGCATGGTATCCGGTTACTAGTAGGCACAGATTACCGCGCCCTATTACCACTAAGCGCATTAGGCGGCGCATTAGTCATGACTATCGCAGATTTACTATCCCGCCTGGGTGCAGTAGAACTTCCCGTAGGTTCAGTCACAGCTTTATTAGGTTCACCCGTATTTATTTGGTTGCTATATCGTCGTCAAAATGGCATCTAG
- a CDS encoding VOC family protein, giving the protein MKLGAVNHIALTVSDMNRSEVFYNALLGFLGYQQEEKTDQLILWASNNGVITISPANPESPNKNHDRYSVGLHHLAFSADNREQVNSLHQFLVERGVKILDPPAEYSYLPGYYAVYFLDPDGIKLELTHTPNWPPESS; this is encoded by the coding sequence ATGAAATTAGGGGCTGTTAATCACATCGCTTTAACAGTATCGGATATGAACCGTTCCGAGGTTTTTTACAATGCACTGTTAGGATTTTTAGGTTATCAACAAGAAGAAAAAACAGATCAGTTAATACTTTGGGCTAGTAACAACGGCGTGATCACAATTTCTCCCGCCAACCCTGAATCACCAAATAAAAATCATGACCGCTATTCTGTAGGATTACATCATCTGGCTTTTAGTGCAGATAATCGGGAACAAGTTAATTCACTACATCAATTCTTGGTAGAACGTGGAGTAAAAATCCTCGACCCTCCTGCTGAGTATAGTTATTTACCAGGATACTATGCTGTTTACTTCTTAGATCCAGACGGGATCAAGCTGGAGTTAACACACACTCCAAATTGGCCACCTGAGTCCTCATGA
- a CDS encoding MerR family transcriptional regulator produces MLKIGDFSKLSQVSIKALRLYDQMGLLKPLQVDDFTGYRYYSAQQLPRLNRILAFKDLGFSLEQIAQLLNENLPPSQMRGMLRLKQAEIQQLVEAEQARLTRVEARLKQIEQENSMPDYEVVIKKAEPMQVVSIREIMPNYADISRLYDELQEYLQQQQAHPGNYYAGIWHDPGYKDADVDGEAVISVAGLVKGNERIKVYELPGLEAIACLIHHGSYATISQAYATLVSWIETNGYKITGANREVYIVGGGEQNDDSYVTEVQFPVIQA; encoded by the coding sequence ATGCTGAAAATAGGCGACTTTTCAAAATTAAGCCAAGTGAGTATCAAAGCATTACGTCTCTACGACCAAATGGGACTGCTGAAACCACTACAAGTAGACGACTTTACAGGCTATCGCTACTACTCGGCTCAACAATTACCCCGATTGAATCGCATTTTAGCATTCAAAGATTTGGGTTTTTCCCTAGAGCAAATTGCCCAGTTACTCAATGAGAATTTACCACCGTCCCAAATGCGTGGAATGCTGCGACTCAAGCAGGCAGAAATTCAGCAGTTAGTGGAAGCAGAACAAGCAAGACTCACACGAGTAGAAGCAAGACTCAAGCAAATTGAACAGGAGAATAGTATGCCTGACTATGAGGTTGTAATTAAAAAAGCTGAACCGATGCAAGTTGTATCTATCCGCGAAATTATGCCAAATTACGCCGATATTAGTAGATTATACGATGAATTGCAGGAATATCTGCAACAACAGCAAGCCCACCCAGGTAATTATTATGCGGGGATTTGGCATGACCCAGGTTATAAAGATGCTGATGTGGATGGAGAAGCGGTGATTTCTGTTGCTGGATTAGTCAAAGGTAACGAGAGAATCAAGGTGTATGAGTTACCAGGACTAGAAGCGATCGCCTGTTTAATTCATCATGGTAGTTATGCCACCATTAGTCAAGCCTACGCTACTTTGGTGTCTTGGATTGAAACCAATGGCTACAAGATTACTGGGGCGAACCGTGAAGTATATATTGTTGGTGGTGGTGAACAGAATGATGATTCTTATGTAACGGAAGTGCAATTTCCGGTGATTCAAGCCTGA
- the pbpC gene encoding penicillin-binding protein 1C → MNRAKVWWRKTIQRLRSSKVIKTILAVILVCLFVRLLPYFAPIRAGDIAQNQLAWEFSDRNGLPLGTILTRDQEHTAVVPLKQVSPQFIQAILAAEDGSFYDHGALDVKAIARATKEAIQTKKIVSGASTITMQLARMLKPSPRNLSGKLHEVWLAWRLAAGMNKDEILAAYINRLPMGGNIYGVEAAARTYFSIPASDLNIAQASLLAAIPNNPTYFDPLQHWHRLQQRQKYVLNRMVQDGYITQELAAKTLNEKVVFQSRKRGILAAPHFLFWLASQLNSSPTLVEKGGSVPPFVRGVRGDQTLIRTTIDKPLQQFVEAQAQQVISTLKANNVHDAAALVIDNHTGEVLAYVGSPDYFNEAKLGRNDGVQALRQPGSTLKPFVYELALEKGAIRPNTILADVPTSYAIPGAKLYSPTDYSQKFLGPVRVRIALANSLNIPAVRVLEKIGVPTFLERLHQLGFTHLQQTPEYYGLGLTLGSGEVSLWELAQAYHTIAQQGNISPLITTIPNSPVPSPHSPNPTTWQLITDMLSDHYARATSFGVNSVLNLPFPAAVKTGTSSNFRDTWTVGFTTDYTVATWVGNFNGEPMRQVSGVTGAAPLWNRIMLHLHERQEPAVFPSPAGLTKLPICAVTGLKPTPDCNSVVQEYFYPQDKIAYTTQQDFNLPSEYNEWLAQQPSSSLVANNLRILSPHDGALFLLYPGGEGQQKLEFKLAGNQSTSAVEWWLNGEKLDSQTNSLFWYLRPGKWTLEAISGEKHDKVSFQVDAAKIRPSRRGFSVVNSQINSDRPQ, encoded by the coding sequence ATGAATAGGGCAAAAGTTTGGTGGCGGAAGACTATACAACGGCTAAGAAGTAGTAAGGTTATTAAAACTATTTTGGCTGTGATTTTGGTGTGTTTATTTGTGCGATTGTTGCCTTATTTTGCACCAATTCGGGCTGGGGATATTGCTCAAAATCAGTTGGCTTGGGAATTTAGCGATCGCAATGGGCTACCATTAGGAACAATCCTCACCCGTGACCAAGAACATACCGCAGTTGTACCCCTCAAGCAAGTTTCACCCCAGTTCATTCAGGCGATTTTAGCGGCGGAAGATGGTAGTTTCTATGATCATGGCGCATTGGATGTAAAAGCGATCGCTCGTGCTACAAAAGAAGCTATCCAAACTAAAAAAATTGTCTCCGGTGCTTCTACAATTACTATGCAGTTGGCGCGGATGTTAAAACCATCCCCCCGTAATTTATCAGGGAAATTGCATGAGGTTTGGTTGGCTTGGCGGTTAGCAGCAGGAATGAATAAAGATGAAATCCTCGCTGCTTATATTAATCGTCTGCCAATGGGAGGTAATATCTATGGTGTAGAAGCCGCCGCTAGGACTTATTTTTCTATCCCCGCTAGTGATTTAAATATTGCTCAAGCTAGTCTTTTGGCTGCTATTCCTAATAATCCCACTTATTTTGACCCGTTGCAGCATTGGCATCGACTCCAGCAGCGACAAAAATATGTTCTGAACCGTATGGTACAGGATGGATATATTACTCAAGAACTAGCTGCAAAAACTCTGAATGAAAAGGTAGTTTTTCAGTCACGCAAAAGAGGAATTCTCGCCGCACCGCATTTTTTATTTTGGTTAGCTAGTCAGTTAAATAGTTCCCCAACTCTTGTTGAAAAAGGTGGTTCAGTTCCTCCTTTTGTCAGGGGGGTTAGGGGGGATCAAACTCTTATCCGTACCACTATCGATAAACCATTACAGCAATTTGTGGAAGCGCAAGCGCAACAAGTAATTTCCACACTCAAAGCTAACAATGTGCATGATGCAGCAGCTTTAGTTATTGACAACCACACCGGAGAGGTTTTAGCTTACGTTGGTTCACCTGATTACTTTAACGAAGCTAAACTCGGACGCAATGATGGTGTACAAGCTTTACGCCAACCTGGTTCTACCCTCAAACCCTTTGTTTATGAATTGGCTTTAGAAAAAGGTGCAATTCGCCCAAACACCATCTTGGCAGATGTCCCGACTAGTTACGCCATCCCCGGCGCAAAATTATATAGTCCCACAGATTACAGCCAAAAATTTCTCGGCCCGGTGCGAGTCAGGATAGCCTTAGCCAATTCTTTGAATATTCCAGCCGTGCGCGTTTTAGAAAAAATCGGTGTACCCACTTTTTTAGAACGTCTACACCAACTCGGCTTTACCCACCTCCAACAAACCCCAGAATATTACGGTTTAGGTTTAACCCTTGGTAGTGGTGAAGTCTCCCTCTGGGAACTCGCCCAAGCCTACCACACCATCGCCCAACAAGGAAACATCTCCCCCCTAATCACCACCATTCCCAATTCCCCAGTCCCCAGTCCCCATTCCCCAAATCCCACCACATGGCAACTCATCACCGATATGCTCAGTGATCATTATGCCCGTGCTACGTCTTTTGGTGTAAACTCAGTATTAAACTTGCCCTTTCCCGCAGCTGTCAAGACTGGTACTTCCTCCAACTTCCGCGACACTTGGACAGTTGGCTTTACCACAGACTACACCGTCGCCACTTGGGTAGGTAATTTCAACGGTGAACCAATGCGTCAAGTATCAGGCGTTACAGGCGCAGCACCCTTGTGGAATCGCATCATGTTACACCTGCACGAACGCCAAGAACCAGCCGTTTTCCCCTCTCCCGCAGGCTTAACAAAACTACCGATATGTGCTGTCACTGGGTTAAAACCGACACCAGACTGTAATTCTGTGGTGCAAGAGTATTTTTATCCCCAAGATAAAATTGCCTACACAACTCAGCAGGATTTTAATTTACCGTCAGAATACAATGAATGGCTGGCACAACAGCCATCATCGAGTTTAGTTGCTAACAACTTAAGGATTTTATCTCCCCACGATGGGGCTTTGTTCTTACTCTATCCTGGTGGGGAAGGACAGCAAAAATTAGAATTTAAATTAGCCGGAAATCAATCTACATCTGCGGTGGAGTGGTGGCTGAATGGAGAGAAATTAGATAGTCAAACTAATTCTCTATTTTGGTATCTACGTCCAGGAAAATGGACATTGGAAGCGATAAGCGGTGAAAAGCACGATAAAGTTAGCTTTCAAGTCGATGCAGCTAAAATTCGCCCTTCCCGTCGGGGATTTTCCGTGGTGAATTCGCAAATAAACAGCGATCGCCCACAATAA